GCAGAGGTAATGTCACGAGCGAGACGCATGGGCAGGGCTGTTGTACACTGCCGTGAAAGATTCGTGGTTAAATCAAGGTGGAACGCGTGGAATTACTTTCTCAATATGGGTTGTTTTTGGCAAAAATCGCGACGGTGGTGATTGCCATTGCGGTGGTTGCCGTTCTGGTTGTCAACCTGACGCAGCGCAAACGTCAGCGTGGTGAGTTACGCATTACCCGCCTGAGCGAACAGTATCAAGAGATGCAGGAAGAGATGTCGCTGGCTCTGCTTGATAGTCATCAACAGAAACTGTGGCACAAAGCGCAGAAGAAAAAGCATAAACAGGACGCCAAAGCGGCAAAAGCGAAAGCGAAGCTTAATGCAGCGCAGGAAAAGGCTAAACCACGCGTCTACGTGCTCGATTTTAAAGGCAGTATGGATGCCCATGAAGTTGCCTCCCTGCGTGAAGAAGTCACCGCTGTGCTTGCCGTGGCTAAACCGCAGGATCAGGTGGTTGTCCGTCTCGAGAGTCCGGGTGGGGTCGTTCATGGTTATGGGCTGGCGGCTTCGCAGCTACAGCGTCTGCGTGAAAAACAGATCCCGCTGACGGTTGCGGTGGATAAAGTCGCAGCGAGCGGCGGTTATATGATGGCCTGCGTGGCGGATAAAATTGTCGCGGCGCCGTTTTCTATTATTGGCTCCATCGGCGTGGTGGCGCAAATCCCGAACTTTAACCGCTTCCTGAAAAGCAAAGAGATCGACATTGAATTACATACGGCGGGTCAGTACAAACGAACCCTGACGCTGCTGGGGGAGAACACGGAAGAAGGACGTCAGAAATTCCGTGAAGATCTCAATGAAACCCATCACCTCTTTAAAGACTTTGTGCACCGTATGCGCCCGGCGCTTGATATTGAGCAGGTGGCAACAGGTGAGCACTGGTACGGTACGCAGGCGCAGGAAAAAGGACTGGTGGATGAAGTGGGCACCAGTGACGACCTGCTGTTGAATCTGATGGAAGGGCGTGAACTGGTTGGCGTGCGCTTTACCCAGCGTAAGCGACTGCTTGAACGCTTTACGAATAGCGCGGCGGAAAGCGCGGATCGCCTGCTGCTCCGCTGGTTGCAACGCGGACAAAAACCGTTGCTGTAAACAAAAACGCGAGGCCAGTGCCTCGCGTTTTACGTTAATCGACCAGGTGATATTTCTCTGAAAGCGTGTGCGCCAGGTATTTAAACATATTGAATACGGCGGTGCTTTTCGGGGTAGGTAACCCTTGTTCGTCAAGGAAGTATTCGCCGCTGAATACCAGCACGCCGTTACGTTGTTCCACGCCGGTCGCTTCAATGCCCGCCAGGGTGTCTTCATGGTCACGAATCAGCTTATTTGCTTCGATAAGCAGTGAGGCTCGATCAATCGGTTGGGTTGTATTCTGCATAATCCACTCCTTAAACAGTGACAATAGTCTACGCCCGGGGCGCTTTGGGGGCAAATTTTCCCTGTAATGTGAGGGGGTAAGGCGCGGTGACCTGGCTGGCGGGATTTGCTTTTGCATGCTAATAAAGTTGCGTAACGAATTTTATCAGGTAGAGTGTGCGCTTTCGTCATTCTGGCAACAGAATTGCTTGACATTCAAGCGGGAATTCGTCACGAATTACATCCGATGTGAGAAAAATACCCGATAACTCAATCACCTGGGCGTTAACGCTTTGACGTTCAGTAAGACAAAGGGGTTGATATCCCCTGACGCAGTCGCAATATCAATGGCTCGTCGTCAGCGGAAGGGAAATCAACATGCGGCGTATTCCTGGAAGAATTAAATTAGGTAAAGGTGAATATGGGTAAAGCTCTCGTCATCGTTGAGTCCCCGGCAAAAGCCAAAACGATCAATAAGTATCTGGGTAATGACTACGTGGTTAAGTCCAGCGTCGGTCACATCCGCGATTTGCCGACCAGTGGCTCAGCCAGCAAAAAGAGCGCAGACTCTACCTCCACCAAAGGGGCTAAAAAGCCTAAAAAGGATGAACGTAGCGCGCTTGTCAACCGCATGGGTGTTAACCCATGGCATAACTGGGATGCACACTATGAAGTGCTGCCCGGCAAAGAAAAAGTCGTTAACGAGCTGAAGCAGCTTGCTGAAAAAGCAGACCACATCTATCTCGCAACCGACCTTGACCGCGAAGGGGAAGCCATTGCCTGGCACCTGCGGGAAGTGATCGGGGGTGATGACAAACGCTACAGCCGTGTAGTGTTTAACGAAATTACGAAGAATGCGATTCGTCAGGCGTTTGAGAAGCCGGGTGAACTGAACATTGACCGTGTTAACGCGCAGCAGGCACGCCGTTTCATGGACCGCGTTGTGGGCTACATGGTTTCTCCACTGCTGTGGAAAAAGATTGCCCGCGGCCTGTCCGCAGGGCGTGTGCAGTCCGTTGCCGTGCGTCTTGTTGTTGAGCGTGAGCGTGAAATTAAAGCCTTCGTCCCGGAAGAGTTCTGGGAAGTGGATGCCAATGTCACCACGCCAGGCGGAGATGCACTGCCGCTGCAGGTGAGTCATCAGAATGACAAACCGTTCCGTCCAGAAAACCGTGACCAGACCATGGCTGCCGTGGCGCTGCTGGAAAAAGCACGCTATCAGGTTCTTGAGCGTGAAGACAAACCGACCAGCAGCAAACCTGGCGCGCCGTTTATTACGTCTACGCTGCAACAGGCGGCGAGCACGCGCCTGGGTTATGGCGTGAAGAAAACCATGATGATGGCCCAGCGTCTCTATGAGGCTGGTTATATCACCTACATGCGTACTGACTCGACTAACCTGAGTCAGGATGCCGTCAACATGGTGCGCGGCTACATCAGTGACAACTTCGGCAAGAAATACCTGCCAGCGAGTGAAAACCAGTACGCCAGCAAGGAGAACTCACAGGAAGCGCACGAAGCGATTCGTCCTTCTGACGTCTCCGTGTTAGCCGAATCGCTGAAAGATATGGAAGCGGATGCCCAGAAGCTGTATCAGCTCATCTGGCGTCAGTTCGTGGCCTGTCAGATGACGCCTGCACAGTATGACTCCACCACGCTGACTGTAGGCGCGGGTGATTTCCGCCTGAAAGCGCGTGGCCGTATCCTGCGCTTCGATGGCTGGACGAAAGTGATGCCCGCCCTGCGTAAAGGCGACGAAGACAGAACGCTGCCTGCGGTAAACAAAGGGGATGAGCTCTCTCTGGTCGACCTCGTGCCTGCCCAGCACTTCACCAAGCCGCCTGCGCGTTTCAGCGAAGCGTCTCTGGTTAAAGAGCTGGAAAAACGCGGTATTGGCCGTCCGTCCACCTATGCGTCGATTATTTCGACCATTCAGGACCGCGGTTACGTTCGTGTTGAAAACCGTCGTTTCTATGCGGAAAAAATGGGCGAGATCGTCACTGACCGCCTGGAAGCCAACTTCCGCGAACTGATGAACTACGACTTCACCGCGCAAATGGAGGACAGCCTCGATCAGGTTGCCAGCCACCAGGCTGAGTGGAAAAAGGTTCTCGACAGCTTCTTCAGCGACTTTACCAACCAGCTTGAAAAAGCCGAAAAAGACCCTGAAGAGGGCGGCATGCTGCCGAATCAGATGGTCCTGACCAGCATCGACTGCCCAACCTGCGGCCGTAAAATGGGGATCCGTACTGCGACCACGGGCGTTTTCCTGGGTTGTTCTGGTTACGCGCTGCCGCCGAAAGAACGCTGCAAAACCACCATTAACCTGGTACCTGAGAACGAAGTGCTCAACGTGCTGGAAGGTGATGATGCGGAAACCAACGCCCTGCGTGCCAAACGTCGCTGTAAGAAATGCGGCACCGCGATGGACAGCTACCTCATCGATCCAAAACGTAAATTGCACGTCTGCGGTAATAACCCGACCTGTGATGGATATGAGATCGAAGAGGGTGAGTTCCGCATTAAAGGCTACGATGGCCCGATCGTTGAGTGTGAGAAGTGCGGCTCTGAAATGCACCTGAAAATGGGGCGCTTCGGTAAGTACATGGCCTGTACCAACGACGAGTGTAAGAATACGCGTAAAATCCTGCGTAACGGTGAAGTCGCGCCGCCGAAGGAAGATCCGGTTCCGCTGCCAGAGTTGCCGTGCGAGAAGTCCGACGCTTACTTCGTGCTGCGTGATGGTGCTGCCGGCGTGTTCCTGGCGGCAAACACCTTCCCGAAATCGCGCGAAACCCGTGCGCCACTGGTGGAAGAGTTGTACCGTTTCCGCGACCGCCTGCCTGAGAAACTGCGCTATCTGGCCGATGCGCCACAGCAGGATCCGGAAGGCAATAAAACCGTTGTGCGTTTTAGCCGTAAAACGAAGCAGCAGTATGTTGCGGCGGAGAAAGAGGGTAAGGCAACCGGCTGGTCAGCATTCTTTGTTGATGGCAAATGGGTTGAAGGCAAGAAATAATCTTTCCTTACCGTAACTTACCTGTTAAAGGGCCGGGCTTCCGGCCCTTTTTTATTACCTTGTTATTATTTTTTGTTCCGTACTATACAGTCAGGCTATAAATGATATAGTGGTTATAGTTAACCCTTTTCTTATTATCAAATCGTCTTAAGCGATTGACCGCGTGCGCTAAATCGGATGGTCTGGCATGAAATTACAGCAGCTTCGTTATATCGTTGAGGTGGTAAATCACAACCTTAACGTCTCTTCTACCGCTGAGGGGCTATATACCTCCCAGCCGGGCATCAGCAAGCAGGTCCGCATGCTGGAAGATGAGTTAGGTATTCAGATTTTTGCTCGTAGCGGTAAACACCTCACCCAGGTGACGCCCGCGGGACAGGAGATTATCCGCATCGCGCGGGAAGTCCTTTCTAAAGTCGATGCCATAAAATCCGTGGCGGGGGAGCATACCTGGCCGGATAAAGGCTCGCTGTATATTGCCACCACCCATACCCAGGCGCGTTATGCACTACCGGGCGTCATCAAGGGCTTTATTGAACGTTATCCGCGAGTTTCTCTCCATATGCATCAGGGCTCGCCAACGCAAATCGCTGAGGCGGTATCGAAGGGCAATGCGGACTTTGCTATCGCGACGGAAGCCCTTCACCTGTATGACGATCTGGTGATGCTCCCGTGCTACCACTGGAACCGCTCAATTGTTGTGACGCCCGATCACCCGCTGGCGGGCAAGGGGTCGGTGACGATTGAAGAGCTGGCACAGTATCCTTTAGTGACCTATACCTTTGGCTTCACCGGGCGGTCTGAGCTTGATACGGCTTTTAACCGGGCAGGACTAACGCCGCGTATCGTCTTTACCGCAACGGATGCTGACGTTATTAAGACCTATGTTCGGCTTGGACTGGGGGTGGGCGTGATTGCCAGCATGGCAGTCGATCCGGTGTCAGACCCTGACCTCGTCCGTCTTGATGCGCATGATATTTTCAGCCATAGCACCACCAAGATTGGCTTCCGCCGTAGCACCTTCCTGCGTAGCTATATGTATGATTTTATTCAGCGCTTTGCCCCACATTTAACGCGTGATGTCGTCGACACGGCCGTGGCATTACGTTCAAATGAAGATATCGAAGAGATGTTTAAAGACATCAAACTTCCGGCAAAATAATCACTCCCGGTATCTTTCCCTCCAGGAAAGATACCGAAATAACCTCTCAAAGCTAAATTAGAATTATCATCATCTGCAGTTTCCTGCCATATAATGTCATTAACCATTTAATCAGTAAGGTTATAATGTCGTGAATTGGCGACAAAAGTAGAACTAATTTTTAGCTTCGCAAATATTTCCTTTCAAATATTTATTTCTGGTCAAAAGAATGAATATTTCCCATCAATAGATACGTAAATTCACTGGCTTTTCGGCTAAAGTTTCTTTAGGATTTATCTCAACAGATGATTAATTGTACCAATTGTTTGGTCTCTAAATGATAAGCGATATCGATTGTATGAGGTTAGCAATGCCTTCAGGAAGTGAAGAACCGCAAAGGGATCCAGCGCTCAAGCGTAAAGCCTGGCTGGCGGTCTTTCTCGTCTCCGCCCTGTTTTGGGTGGTGGTTGCTCTCCTGGCCTGGAACTATTGGGGTTGAATATGGCAGTGACGGTACGTACAGAAACAGTTAAACAGATGTGTCAGCTTCGTGACAGCGGCCACAAAGTGCGCAAAGCACCTGCCACTGCCGTACCCGCGTCCTGGAAACTGACGCCGCAGCAGCAAGCGTTTATTGATGTGTTCGCAGAAGACGAACCCAAAAAACAATAATTTAGTAAATTGCGTAATGATGCAAATAGTCTGAATAACGGCTCAATGCTTTTGTACTCTTTAATAAATACACATCAGCAATATTGAACTGAGGACAGACCTCGGAACCTTTAATAATAATGCCTGGTGTCCCTATGATGAATAACATGATGTCTATGAAATACTGGTCATGGCTCGGCGTTTTTTCCGCGTCGATTCTGTTCTGGTCTCAGCTTATCTGGCTGGCCTTCCACTAAATCGTAAAACCTCGCTTCGGCGGGGTTTTTTGTTTTACCCCCTGAACGGGAACATTCCTGGATTTATCATTTCGGGTTGTTATCAAAACGTTACGACATCTTTGTGTTATCTTTAATTACAGCCCTGATGATTGTCAGGACATCTCTGTAATTAAGGAGGAGCTTATGTCGGTAACCCTACGCGAAGCCAGTAAGGACACATTACAGGCAGAAAATAAAACCTGGCACTACTACAGCCTGCCGCTGGCAGCCAGGACGCTTGGGGACATTTCGCGTTTACCCAAGTCCTTGAAAGTTTTACTGGAAAATCTTTTACGCTGGCAGGATGGTGATTCTGTCACCCTTGAGGATATCCAGGCGCTGGCAGGATGGCTTAAGCATGCCCATGCTGACAGAGAAATTGCCTATCGACCAGCAAGGGTCCTGATGCAGGACTTTACCGGGGTACCTGCCGTGGTTGACTTAGCGGCAATGCGTGAAGCGGTGAAGCGCCTTGGTGGCGATACGGCAAAAGTGAATCCGCTTTCTCCCGTTGATCTCGTTATCGACCACTCTGTCACCGTGGACCACTTCGGTGACGACGATGCCTTTGGCGAAAACGTGCGTCTGGAGATGGAGCGTAACCACGAACGCTACGTCTTCCTCAAATGGGGGCAGCAGGCCTTTAGCCGCTTTAGCGTCGTTCCACCCGGTACGGGGATCTGCCATCAGGTGAATCTTGAATACCTGGGCAAAGCGGTCTGGAGTGAATTGCAGGATAAAGAGTGGGTGGCCTATCCGGATACCCTGGTGGGCACCGATTCGCACACCACCATGATTAACGGCCTGGGCGTTCTGGGCTGGGGCGTTGGCGGGATCGAAGCCGAAGCCGCCATGCTCGGCCAGCCGGTATCGATGCTGATCCCTGATGTGGTGGGCTTTAAGCTTACCGGCAAACTGTCGGAAGGCATTACCGCCACCGACCTGGTACTGACCGTTACGCAGATGCTGCGTAAGCATGGCGTGGTAGGGAAATTTGTCGAATTCTACGGTGACGGGCTGGATTCATTGCCGCTTGCTGACCGTGCCACCATCGCCAATATGGCGCCGGAGTATGGTGCTACCTGCGGCTTTTTCCCTATCGATAATGTCACGCTCGAATACATGCGCCTGAGTGGCCGCAGCGAAGAGCAGGTGGCACTGGTTGAGGCGTATACCAAAGCGCAGGGGATGTGGCGCAATCCCGGCGATGAACCGGTATTTACCAGCACACTTGAACTGGATATGGGCTCCGTCGAGGCAAGCCTGGCAGGGCCAAAACGTCCACAGGATCGGGTTGCGTTGACGGACGTACCGAAAGC
This region of Enterobacter cloacae complex sp. R_G8 genomic DNA includes:
- a CDS encoding YciN family protein, encoding MQNTTQPIDRASLLIEANKLIRDHEDTLAGIEATGVEQRNGVLVFSGEYFLDEQGLPTPKSTAVFNMFKYLAHTLSEKYHLVD
- the sohB gene encoding protease SohB; this translates as MELLSQYGLFLAKIATVVIAIAVVAVLVVNLTQRKRQRGELRITRLSEQYQEMQEEMSLALLDSHQQKLWHKAQKKKHKQDAKAAKAKAKLNAAQEKAKPRVYVLDFKGSMDAHEVASLREEVTAVLAVAKPQDQVVVRLESPGGVVHGYGLAASQLQRLREKQIPLTVAVDKVAASGGYMMACVADKIVAAPFSIIGSIGVVAQIPNFNRFLKSKEIDIELHTAGQYKRTLTLLGENTEEGRQKFREDLNETHHLFKDFVHRMRPALDIEQVATGEHWYGTQAQEKGLVDEVGTSDDLLLNLMEGRELVGVRFTQRKRLLERFTNSAAESADRLLLRWLQRGQKPLL
- the ymiC gene encoding small membrane protein YmiC, translated to MNNMMSMKYWSWLGVFSASILFWSQLIWLAFH
- the cysB gene encoding HTH-type transcriptional regulator CysB encodes the protein MKLQQLRYIVEVVNHNLNVSSTAEGLYTSQPGISKQVRMLEDELGIQIFARSGKHLTQVTPAGQEIIRIAREVLSKVDAIKSVAGEHTWPDKGSLYIATTHTQARYALPGVIKGFIERYPRVSLHMHQGSPTQIAEAVSKGNADFAIATEALHLYDDLVMLPCYHWNRSIVVTPDHPLAGKGSVTIEELAQYPLVTYTFGFTGRSELDTAFNRAGLTPRIVFTATDADVIKTYVRLGLGVGVIASMAVDPVSDPDLVRLDAHDIFSHSTTKIGFRRSTFLRSYMYDFIQRFAPHLTRDVVDTAVALRSNEDIEEMFKDIKLPAK
- the topA gene encoding type I DNA topoisomerase, with protein sequence MGKALVIVESPAKAKTINKYLGNDYVVKSSVGHIRDLPTSGSASKKSADSTSTKGAKKPKKDERSALVNRMGVNPWHNWDAHYEVLPGKEKVVNELKQLAEKADHIYLATDLDREGEAIAWHLREVIGGDDKRYSRVVFNEITKNAIRQAFEKPGELNIDRVNAQQARRFMDRVVGYMVSPLLWKKIARGLSAGRVQSVAVRLVVEREREIKAFVPEEFWEVDANVTTPGGDALPLQVSHQNDKPFRPENRDQTMAAVALLEKARYQVLEREDKPTSSKPGAPFITSTLQQAASTRLGYGVKKTMMMAQRLYEAGYITYMRTDSTNLSQDAVNMVRGYISDNFGKKYLPASENQYASKENSQEAHEAIRPSDVSVLAESLKDMEADAQKLYQLIWRQFVACQMTPAQYDSTTLTVGAGDFRLKARGRILRFDGWTKVMPALRKGDEDRTLPAVNKGDELSLVDLVPAQHFTKPPARFSEASLVKELEKRGIGRPSTYASIISTIQDRGYVRVENRRFYAEKMGEIVTDRLEANFRELMNYDFTAQMEDSLDQVASHQAEWKKVLDSFFSDFTNQLEKAEKDPEEGGMLPNQMVLTSIDCPTCGRKMGIRTATTGVFLGCSGYALPPKERCKTTINLVPENEVLNVLEGDDAETNALRAKRRCKKCGTAMDSYLIDPKRKLHVCGNNPTCDGYEIEEGEFRIKGYDGPIVECEKCGSEMHLKMGRFGKYMACTNDECKNTRKILRNGEVAPPKEDPVPLPELPCEKSDAYFVLRDGAAGVFLAANTFPKSRETRAPLVEELYRFRDRLPEKLRYLADAPQQDPEGNKTVVRFSRKTKQQYVAAEKEGKATGWSAFFVDGKWVEGKK
- a CDS encoding YmiA family putative membrane protein, whose protein sequence is MRLAMPSGSEEPQRDPALKRKAWLAVFLVSALFWVVVALLAWNYWG